The following are from one region of the Halomonas qaidamensis genome:
- a CDS encoding mechanosensitive ion channel family protein, whose protein sequence is MKKNSSWPVWAVLVVTLVLSSVCTAQTQGDESEDKRWFAIDSLNTGLGDVPEDVGRMSPREMVRSFLAFTESEDYAAAAHLLNLNDIDPGEQQAQGAELAKQLSEVLKRGEWLDASNMSGRQDAVIEDPSGQNPQAGEPQRNIELAALTADDQAYDVRLGRYRVGEEDPVWLVMPESVTFIPTLYEEYGPSMLERYIPERLKASFGMLKIWEWLAIPIFLIAIGTVGVVTYYFVGLVARILPSGVSTIFADQIGVPMAMIVMSLVTQMLLDYVVSFSAIATTTFRVLLISIMAWGAGTIALRFVDTIMLRLTRRLVGEIDDTKPKDQRRLLTSLYALRRAIILITVTGVSIYILGQVQLFETLGLSILASASVLAVLVGVAGQTVLGNILSSFQLSLAKPIRIGDLVVFEGEWCYVEGIFYTYIRLRSWDERRLIVPVTYFTSKPFDNLSVKSTKLYRSLVLTLHLSADIGLLRDKFLEFAKEEENVVEHHKLLCYVTAQTGTAQTITCYLMTSDPMAGWTAEMNLREKLLAFIRDNHPEWWPREIMVISHEDIARGEGQGKRSREADSSAEKPSE, encoded by the coding sequence ATGAAAAAAAACAGCTCGTGGCCTGTGTGGGCTGTGCTGGTTGTCACTTTGGTGCTTTCCAGCGTCTGCACAGCGCAAACTCAAGGAGATGAGAGCGAGGATAAGCGATGGTTCGCCATTGATTCGCTTAACACAGGGCTAGGCGATGTGCCTGAGGATGTTGGGCGGATGTCGCCACGGGAAATGGTTCGCAGCTTTTTAGCGTTCACCGAAAGCGAGGATTACGCCGCAGCCGCGCATTTGCTTAACCTCAACGATATTGATCCAGGCGAACAGCAGGCTCAGGGAGCCGAGCTTGCTAAACAATTGTCTGAGGTATTAAAACGTGGTGAGTGGTTGGATGCATCTAATATGTCCGGCCGTCAAGACGCGGTGATAGAAGACCCTTCCGGGCAGAACCCGCAGGCAGGAGAGCCGCAGCGCAATATTGAACTAGCAGCCCTAACCGCAGACGACCAAGCCTACGATGTTCGGCTGGGGCGCTACCGCGTGGGTGAAGAAGATCCAGTGTGGTTAGTCATGCCAGAGAGCGTGACGTTTATTCCGACTCTCTACGAAGAGTACGGACCTTCAATGCTGGAACGCTATATTCCCGAACGATTAAAAGCATCGTTTGGCATGCTAAAAATCTGGGAGTGGTTAGCAATCCCGATTTTTTTAATCGCCATTGGTACGGTGGGAGTGGTCACTTATTACTTCGTTGGGCTAGTAGCTCGCATCCTGCCTTCTGGCGTGTCTACTATTTTTGCCGATCAAATTGGCGTGCCCATGGCGATGATTGTTATGTCGCTGGTAACGCAGATGCTGCTGGACTACGTGGTGTCGTTTTCCGCTATTGCGACGACAACGTTCCGCGTGCTGTTGATCTCTATTATGGCCTGGGGTGCAGGTACTATTGCGTTGCGTTTTGTCGATACGATTATGCTGCGTTTAACGCGACGCTTGGTGGGGGAAATTGATGACACGAAGCCTAAAGATCAGCGACGGCTGCTAACCTCGCTATATGCATTGCGCCGCGCCATTATTCTGATCACTGTAACCGGTGTATCTATCTACATCCTAGGCCAAGTTCAGCTTTTCGAGACTCTTGGCTTGTCTATTCTAGCGTCTGCCAGCGTATTGGCAGTATTAGTGGGTGTGGCGGGGCAAACGGTTCTTGGCAATATTCTTTCCTCGTTTCAGTTATCGCTTGCCAAGCCTATCCGTATCGGCGACTTGGTGGTCTTTGAAGGAGAGTGGTGTTATGTCGAAGGGATCTTTTATACCTATATTCGACTGAGATCATGGGACGAACGACGCTTGATTGTGCCTGTCACCTACTTCACTTCTAAGCCTTTCGATAACTTGTCAGTGAAGAGCACCAAGCTGTACCGATCCTTGGTGCTGACGCTTCACCTAAGTGCTGATATAGGATTGCTAAGAGATAAATTCCTCGAATTTGCCAAAGAGGAGGAGAACGTTGTTGAACACCATAAGCTGCTCTGTTACGTGACGGCACAAACGGGAACGGCCCAAACCATCACCTGCTATTTAATGACATCTGACCCCATGGCGGGCTGGACCGCTGAGATGAACCTGCGCGAGAAGCTGCTAGCCTTTATCCGCGATAACCATCCAGAGTGGTGGCCAAGAGAAATCATGGTTATCAGCCATGAAGATATTGCACGCGGAGAAGGGCAAGGTAAGCGTTCGCGGGAAGCGGATAGTTCTGCTGAAAAACCGTCTGAATAA
- a CDS encoding helix-turn-helix domain-containing protein, with amino-acid sequence MSQTRALIDTLKRQLRSQGKTYADVAIWLELSEASVKRLFAEQHITLERLECICDQLNLEFSELVQAMQEEAHRLQELTQAQEQSIVDDRELFLVAVCVINGYRFDEIHHQYQLSEAQCTRQLLALERLKLIDLLPGNRIRRRVAANFRWRPGGPIQRFFQQYIATEFFHSHFDSDGEKLMVLNGLLSHAGNAEWQQTMQRLAKEFHALCERESGLPIHQRFGTTSVLAVRQWQSTLFKDVARGSYQQTKSL; translated from the coding sequence GTGTCTCAGACAAGAGCACTTATCGATACCTTAAAGCGTCAGCTGCGTTCCCAGGGTAAAACCTATGCGGATGTGGCGATATGGCTTGAGTTAAGCGAGGCCTCGGTCAAGCGACTGTTCGCTGAACAGCACATCACCTTAGAGCGGTTAGAGTGCATTTGCGACCAGCTTAACCTGGAATTTTCCGAGCTGGTGCAAGCCATGCAAGAAGAAGCGCATCGTTTACAGGAGCTAACCCAGGCGCAAGAGCAGAGCATTGTCGATGACCGTGAGCTGTTTTTGGTCGCTGTGTGTGTGATTAACGGCTATCGGTTTGATGAAATTCATCATCAGTACCAGCTCAGCGAGGCGCAGTGTACTCGCCAGCTACTGGCGCTAGAGCGACTAAAGTTGATTGACCTGTTGCCGGGTAATCGAATCCGGCGGCGTGTGGCCGCGAATTTTCGCTGGCGCCCTGGGGGGCCTATTCAACGTTTTTTCCAGCAATATATTGCCACGGAGTTTTTTCACTCCCATTTCGATAGTGACGGCGAAAAGCTGATGGTACTGAATGGCTTGCTTTCCCATGCGGGCAATGCGGAATGGCAGCAAACGATGCAGCGGCTGGCGAAAGAATTTCACGCCCTGTGTGAACGGGAAAGCGGGTTGCCCATTCATCAGCGCTTTGGCACTACCTCGGTACTGGCTGTTCGGCAATGGCAGTCAACGCTGTTTAAAGATGTTGCTCGCGGGTCGTACCAGCAAACTAAAAGTCTATAA
- a CDS encoding acyl-[ACP]--phospholipid O-acyltransferase: MQPLLRIAGVWPYLIAIFLNAFVDLGHKIVIQNTIFKSYDGETQVVLTALVNGLILLPFILLFSPAGHVADSYPKVRILRVSAWAAVAVSLGITAAYYQGWFWLAFAMTLVLAIQSAFYSPAKYGLVIGLFGKPRLAEANGLIQAITIGAILAGTVAFTALFESWILPSAQTPGELLHSIAPLGWLLVLNSIIQVAALYRLKLDNTQPSTTPLTWQRYIKGSALKDNLSILGRQPVLRLSIIGLATFWSVGQVLLAAFPAYAKDALSIDNTLVLQGILAASGIGIALGSLLASKLSRNRIETGLIPLGAVGVAIGLWCLPLLTTPISQAMNFVLIGMMGGLFIVPLNALIQFHAADHELGTVLAANNWIQNLSMLGFLALTALFALAGVDSHYLLLIVASVAMVGGGYTIFKLPQSLVRFLLSFLLTRRYRVDVHGLENLPAQGGVLLLGNHISWVDWAMVQIASPRPVRFVMLKDIYQRWYLRWFFKALGCIPIERGAGADNALAAVAEQLNSGEVVCLFPEGAISRNGQLGELRRGYERACKLANPEVRIVPFYLRGLWGSQFSRSSSKLKELRNAPLHRSVVVAFGKPLPKDTPADVLKRRIFEQATNSWQHAIDELPSLPDAWIRSVKRNLGAQALTDTLSPPLTAGQALTASLLIAKRIHTLTPEQNVGLLLPNSSVGALATMATLLAGKTLINLNYHVNDSFNDTPNDSHNNASNNTLLSAALTQANIDTVFTSRHFVEKLQQQGLNVSSQLANTQTIYLEDLQAGIHRHERVSTWLAVRLLPAWLLQRLYCRSRDADTTAAIVFSGKSEGQPKGVMLSHRNLMANIKQTSDVLNTQHDDVVLGSLPLFHAFGLTVTQLMPLIEGLPLVCHADPNDTPGIASAVAKHRATLMFGTSDFLQRLNHNPNVHPLMLESLRAVVISADTLNENACKEFTHKFHKPIYTGYGATETAPVASVNLPDSLGAHYQKIQQGSKAGTVGMPLPGTSVKIVEPESFAEQPTGEAGMILISGPQLTQGYLNDSKRTAAAIKELDGQRWFVTGDKGFIDEDGFLTLCK, encoded by the coding sequence ATGCAACCTTTACTACGCATCGCGGGCGTCTGGCCCTATCTGATTGCCATTTTCTTAAATGCCTTTGTGGATTTAGGGCATAAAATTGTTATTCAAAACACGATTTTTAAAAGCTACGACGGTGAAACCCAGGTGGTACTCACGGCACTGGTCAACGGGCTTATCCTTTTGCCGTTTATTTTACTCTTTAGCCCAGCAGGCCATGTGGCAGATAGCTACCCCAAAGTGCGTATTCTACGGGTTTCCGCCTGGGCCGCCGTTGCTGTTTCACTGGGCATCACCGCCGCTTACTACCAAGGCTGGTTTTGGCTGGCGTTTGCCATGACGCTGGTGCTGGCGATTCAGTCGGCCTTTTACTCCCCTGCCAAATATGGCTTGGTGATAGGACTGTTTGGCAAGCCTCGCTTGGCAGAAGCTAATGGGCTTATCCAGGCCATCACCATTGGTGCCATTTTGGCGGGCACCGTGGCCTTTACCGCCTTGTTTGAAAGCTGGATTTTACCCAGCGCCCAAACACCCGGCGAGCTATTGCACAGCATTGCGCCGCTGGGCTGGCTGCTGGTATTGAACAGCATCATCCAAGTGGCAGCACTTTATCGCCTGAAGCTGGATAACACGCAGCCCTCGACGACCCCGCTCACTTGGCAACGCTATATCAAAGGCAGCGCACTGAAAGACAACCTGAGCATTCTTGGCCGCCAGCCGGTGCTACGGCTGTCAATCATCGGCCTTGCGACCTTCTGGTCGGTGGGCCAAGTGCTGCTCGCCGCATTTCCCGCCTATGCCAAAGACGCACTCAGCATTGATAACACCTTAGTGCTACAAGGGATTCTTGCCGCTAGCGGTATTGGGATTGCCCTGGGGTCATTACTGGCCAGCAAGCTGTCTCGTAACCGCATTGAAACCGGTTTAATTCCATTAGGTGCTGTCGGCGTTGCGATTGGTCTGTGGTGCCTGCCACTGCTCACCACACCCATTAGCCAAGCGATGAACTTTGTGTTGATTGGCATGATGGGCGGGCTATTCATTGTACCGCTCAATGCACTGATTCAATTTCACGCGGCAGACCATGAGCTAGGCACTGTGCTGGCTGCCAACAACTGGATTCAGAACCTCTCCATGCTGGGCTTTCTGGCGCTCACTGCGCTGTTCGCCTTAGCGGGTGTGGATAGCCACTACCTGTTACTGATCGTGGCAAGCGTTGCCATGGTGGGCGGTGGTTACACCATTTTCAAACTGCCCCAAAGCCTGGTGCGCTTTCTACTCAGTTTTCTGCTAACCCGTCGCTACCGTGTCGATGTTCATGGGCTCGAAAATTTACCCGCCCAAGGCGGCGTGCTACTGCTCGGCAACCATATCAGTTGGGTAGACTGGGCAATGGTGCAAATTGCTAGCCCCCGCCCCGTGCGCTTTGTCATGCTGAAAGATATTTATCAGCGCTGGTACTTACGTTGGTTTTTTAAGGCGCTGGGCTGTATTCCTATCGAACGGGGCGCTGGTGCCGATAATGCCTTAGCCGCCGTTGCCGAACAGCTGAATAGCGGTGAAGTGGTATGCCTGTTCCCCGAAGGCGCGATTAGTCGCAACGGCCAGCTAGGTGAGCTACGCCGAGGCTACGAACGTGCCTGTAAGCTGGCAAACCCAGAGGTACGTATTGTGCCGTTTTACCTGCGCGGACTGTGGGGCAGCCAGTTTTCACGCTCATCTAGCAAACTCAAAGAGCTGCGTAACGCGCCTCTCCATCGCTCAGTCGTCGTTGCATTTGGCAAGCCGCTGCCTAAAGACACCCCTGCGGACGTGCTTAAACGGCGCATCTTCGAACAAGCCACCAACTCGTGGCAACATGCTATTGATGAACTGCCCTCGCTGCCCGACGCCTGGATTCGTAGCGTGAAGCGTAACCTCGGCGCACAAGCACTCACCGACACCCTTAGCCCTCCGCTAACAGCAGGCCAAGCGCTTACCGCCAGCCTGCTTATTGCAAAGCGTATTCACACGCTAACCCCAGAGCAAAACGTGGGCCTACTGCTGCCCAATAGCAGCGTGGGTGCACTGGCCACTATGGCAACCCTTCTCGCTGGAAAAACGCTGATCAACCTCAACTATCATGTTAACGACAGTTTCAATGACACTCCTAACGACAGCCACAATAACGCCTCGAACAACACTCTATTGTCTGCGGCACTCACCCAAGCCAACATCGACACCGTGTTTACCTCGCGCCACTTTGTCGAAAAACTCCAGCAGCAAGGGCTAAACGTCAGTTCACAGCTGGCAAATACTCAGACAATTTACCTGGAAGACCTGCAAGCCGGTATCCACCGCCATGAACGCGTCAGCACTTGGCTTGCCGTTCGCCTGCTGCCTGCGTGGCTACTTCAGCGTCTTTACTGCCGTAGTAGAGATGCCGATACCACCGCCGCCATTGTGTTTTCAGGCAAAAGTGAAGGGCAACCTAAAGGCGTCATGCTGAGCCACCGCAACCTGATGGCCAATATCAAGCAGACCTCCGATGTGCTTAACACCCAACATGATGATGTGGTGTTGGGCTCGCTGCCTCTGTTTCATGCCTTTGGGCTCACCGTTACCCAGTTGATGCCACTTATCGAAGGCCTGCCGCTGGTCTGCCACGCTGACCCGAACGACACTCCTGGCATTGCCAGCGCTGTCGCCAAGCACAGAGCCACCCTGATGTTCGGTACATCAGACTTTCTACAGCGCTTAAATCACAACCCTAACGTGCACCCACTCATGCTGGAAAGCCTACGAGCAGTAGTTATCAGTGCTGATACCCTAAATGAAAATGCATGTAAGGAGTTTACGCATAAATTCCATAAGCCTATTTATACAGGCTATGGGGCAACTGAAACCGCTCCGGTGGCATCGGTCAACCTGCCGGATTCGTTGGGCGCTCATTACCAGAAAATACAGCAAGGCAGTAAAGCAGGCACTGTGGGCATGCCACTCCCCGGCACCAGCGTTAAGATCGTTGAGCCGGAAAGCTTTGCGGAACAGCCTACCGGAGAAGCAGGCATGATTTTGATCAGCGGCCCCCAATTGACGCAGGGCTACCTAAACGACTCGAAACGCACCGCCGCCGCCATTAAAGAACTCGACGGTCAACGTTGGTTCGTCACCGGCGATAAAGGGTTTATCGACGAAGATGGATTTTTGACACTTTGTAAATAA